A single Musa acuminata AAA Group cultivar baxijiao chromosome BXJ2-1, Cavendish_Baxijiao_AAA, whole genome shotgun sequence DNA region contains:
- the LOC103994603 gene encoding 1-aminocyclopropane-1-carboxylate oxidase 1 isoform X1 yields the protein MACSFPVLDLEKLRGEEREQAMDLLRDACEKWGFFELLNHGISHELMDEVERRTKAHYEQCREQKFKQLACKALKSGPGTDVTDMDWESTFFLRHLPASNMSDFPDMDEEYRYRFDFLRYSAPPTTIDCSLPRLTFAFRKAMREFATGLEKLAERLLDLLCENLGLEEGYLKNAFYGSKGPNFGTKVSNYPPCPRPELIHGLRAHTDAGGIILLFQDDRVSGLQLFKDGQWIDVPPMHHSIVVNLGDQIEVITNGKYKSVLHRVVARSDGNRMSIASFYNPGGDAVIYPAPSLVQKEAEAYPRFVFEDYMKLYVTQKFQAKQPRFEAMKATVTVNGQPTPTP from the exons ATGGCGTGCTCCTTCCCGGTCCTCGACTTGGAGAAGCTccgtggagaggagagagagcagGCCATGGACCTCCTTCGTGACGCTTGCGAGAAATGGGGCTTCTTTGAG CTGCTCAACCATGGGATCTCGCATGAGCTGATGGACGAGGTGGAGAGGCGGACCAAAGCGCACTACGAGCAATGCAGGGAGCAAAAGTTCAAACAGTTGGCGTGCAAGGCTCTCAAGAGCGGACCCGGGACGGATGTCACCGACATGGACTGGGAGAGCACCTTCTTCCTGCGCCATCTCCCCGCCTCCAACATGTCCGACTTCCCAGACATGGACGAGGAGTACCGGTACCGCTTCGATTTCCTTCGTTACAGCGCACCCCCCACCACCATCGACTGTAGTCTGCCCCGACTAACCTTCGCCTTCAGGAAGGCGATGAGGGAATTCGCGACGGGGTTAGAGAAGCTGGCGGAGCGTCTTCTCGATCTGCTCTGCGAGAACCTCGGCCTGGAGGAGGGTTACCTCAAGAACGCCTTCTACGGATCCAAAGGTCCGAACTTTGGCACCAAGGTGAGCAACTACCCGCCATGCCCTCGCCCGGAGCTGATCCACGGCCTGCGAGCCCACACCGACGCCGGCGGCATCATCTTGCTCTTCCAAGACGACCGCGTCAGCGGCCTCCAGCTTTTCAAGGATGGCCAGTGGATCGACGTGCCGCCCATGCACCACTCCATCGTGGTCAACCTCGGAGATCAGATAgag GTGATCACGAACGGCAAGTACAAGAGCGTGCTGCACCGGGTGGTGGCTCGGAGCGACGGCAACAGGATGTCGATCGCCTCCTTCTACAACCCGGGCGGCGACGCCGTCATCTACCCCGCGCCCTCCCTGGTCCAGAAGGAAGCGGAGGCGTACCCGAGGTTTGTGTTCGAGGACTATATGAAGCTCTACGTCACGCAAAAGTTTCAAGCGAAGCAGCCCAGGTTTGAAGCAATGAAGGCCACGGTAACAGTCAATGGCCAACCTACGCCTACACCTTAG
- the LOC103994603 gene encoding 1-aminocyclopropane-1-carboxylate oxidase 1 isoform X2: MACSFPVLDLEKLRGEEREQAMDLLRDACEKWGFFELLNHGISHELMDEVERRTKAHYEQCREQKFKQLACKALKSGPGTDVTDMDWESTFFLRHLPASNMSDFPDMDEEYRKAMREFATGLEKLAERLLDLLCENLGLEEGYLKNAFYGSKGPNFGTKVSNYPPCPRPELIHGLRAHTDAGGIILLFQDDRVSGLQLFKDGQWIDVPPMHHSIVVNLGDQIEVITNGKYKSVLHRVVARSDGNRMSIASFYNPGGDAVIYPAPSLVQKEAEAYPRFVFEDYMKLYVTQKFQAKQPRFEAMKATVTVNGQPTPTP; this comes from the exons ATGGCGTGCTCCTTCCCGGTCCTCGACTTGGAGAAGCTccgtggagaggagagagagcagGCCATGGACCTCCTTCGTGACGCTTGCGAGAAATGGGGCTTCTTTGAG CTGCTCAACCATGGGATCTCGCATGAGCTGATGGACGAGGTGGAGAGGCGGACCAAAGCGCACTACGAGCAATGCAGGGAGCAAAAGTTCAAACAGTTGGCGTGCAAGGCTCTCAAGAGCGGACCCGGGACGGATGTCACCGACATGGACTGGGAGAGCACCTTCTTCCTGCGCCATCTCCCCGCCTCCAACATGTCCGACTTCCCAGACATGGACGAGGAGTACCG GAAGGCGATGAGGGAATTCGCGACGGGGTTAGAGAAGCTGGCGGAGCGTCTTCTCGATCTGCTCTGCGAGAACCTCGGCCTGGAGGAGGGTTACCTCAAGAACGCCTTCTACGGATCCAAAGGTCCGAACTTTGGCACCAAGGTGAGCAACTACCCGCCATGCCCTCGCCCGGAGCTGATCCACGGCCTGCGAGCCCACACCGACGCCGGCGGCATCATCTTGCTCTTCCAAGACGACCGCGTCAGCGGCCTCCAGCTTTTCAAGGATGGCCAGTGGATCGACGTGCCGCCCATGCACCACTCCATCGTGGTCAACCTCGGAGATCAGATAgag GTGATCACGAACGGCAAGTACAAGAGCGTGCTGCACCGGGTGGTGGCTCGGAGCGACGGCAACAGGATGTCGATCGCCTCCTTCTACAACCCGGGCGGCGACGCCGTCATCTACCCCGCGCCCTCCCTGGTCCAGAAGGAAGCGGAGGCGTACCCGAGGTTTGTGTTCGAGGACTATATGAAGCTCTACGTCACGCAAAAGTTTCAAGCGAAGCAGCCCAGGTTTGAAGCAATGAAGGCCACGGTAACAGTCAATGGCCAACCTACGCCTACACCTTAG
- the LOC135598617 gene encoding protein CLMP1-like, which translates to MGKSGGRKKKNATAPAVAATATATAPAPAPAPAAPASPHPPPPPTAASNGVVEIDLSLLLKRAHGLKEEGNRLFQAKDYAGALRQYEMALKLTPRSHADRAVFHSNRAACLMQMRPVDHEAVAAECSLALQAQPGFPRALLRRARALEALRRYDVALQDVHALLDQDPSHSDALDLARRLRAALAPSAPAAADPGSRPSPAALGASAVRVGAPVAGLGPCLPARPKKSSPSAQNPQNSMTANKPTSSSQNHHPPTSPALFNGPDTKPPRQLLSKPSSAEASSQPVLVGSPVDGSQQSAGKEPSLRTVVNRWRPLKLVYDHDIRLGQMPAYCSFKVLREIVANRFPSSKSVLIKYKDADGDLVTVTSTAELRLAESSVDELNKKDKKDGTGMDMDDKLQLLRLHIVEVFPEQEPLIQEEEEKMPEDEGLIKTDQSVSDSSNGDSIAEAVNNDVVKIGSEAEEVAKDNGEDANNGCGHAECKEAEIDDWLFEFAHLFRNQVGIDPDAHLDLHELGMELCSEALEETITGEEAQGLFDMAAAKFQEVAALAFFNWGNVHMCAARKRIPLDEASPKEVMAAQLQTAYDWVRERYALAGQKYEEALQIKPDFYEGLLALGQQQFETAKLHWSFVLAKNVDLSTWDSSETIRLFDSAEEKMKSATEMWEKVEEQRISELKDLGKSKEDELLKKRKKQKAIDGQAELSADEAAEQAAAMRSQIHLFWGNMLFERSQLEFKLGFGNWKKNLDAAVERFTLAGASEGDISTVLKKHASCETEAECDEKKVTSSSTTASEISPGMY; encoded by the exons ATGGGGAAGTCCGGTGGCCGAAAGAAGAAGAACGCGACCGCTCCTGCCgtggccgccaccgccaccgccaccgccccggcccccgcccccgcccccgccgcCCCAGCGTCGCCACATCCGCCGCCGCCACCGACGGCCGCCTCCAACGGGGTCGTGGAGATCGACCTCTCCCTCCTATTGAAGCGCGCCCACGGTCTCAAGGAAGAGGGCAACCGGCTATTCCAGGCCAAGGATTATGCGGGCGCGCTCCGGCAGTACGAGATGGCCCTCAAGCTCACCCCCCGCAGCCACGCAGACCGCGCCGTCTTCCACAGCAATCGCGCGGCCTGCCTCATGCAGATGCGCCCCGTGGACCACGAGGCCGTCGCCGCCGAGTGCTCGCTCGCCCTCCAGGCGCAACCGGGTTTCCCCCGCGCCCTCCTCCGGCGTGCCCGCGCTCTCGAGGCCCTCCGCCGCTACGACGTCGCTCTCCAGGACGTCCATGCGCTGCTCGACCAGGACCCCTCCCACTCCGACGCCCTAGACCTTGCCCGCCGCCTCCGCGCCGCCCTCGCCCCCTCCGCCCCTGCCGCCGCCGATCCCGGTAGTCGTCCCTCGCCTGCGGCCCTCGGCGCCTCCGCTGTTCGAGTTGGCGCCCCGGTCGCGGGTCTCGGACCCTGCCTCCCCGCCCGCCCCAAGAAGTCATCGCCCTCTGCACAGAATCCACAGAATTCCATGACGGCCAATAAGCCGACCTCCTCTTCTCAAAACCACCACCCACCGACCTCACCTGCTCTTTTTAATGGTCCTGACACTAAACCCCCTCGGCAGCTTCTTTCTAAGCCGTCTAGTGCGGAGGCCTCATCGCAACCAGTGCTGGTTGGTTCACCCGTTGACGGTTCACAGCAAAGCGCTGGAAAGGAGCCTTCTTTGAGAACGGTGGTAAACCGATGGAGGCCGCTGAAGCTCGTGTATGACCATGATATAAGGCTTGGTCAGATGCCAGCGTATTGTAGCTTCAAGGTTCTAAGGGAGATTGTAGCGAATAGGTTTCCATCGTCCAAGTCGGTGCTGATAAAGTACAAGGATGCCGATGGTGATCTCGTGACTGTGACCAGCACTGCCGAGTTAAGATTGGCCGAGTCTTCTGTCGATGAGCTCAATAAGAAAGACAAAAAGGATGGTACTGGAATGGATATGGATGATAAACTACAACTGTTGAGGTTGCACATCGTGGAGGTGTTCCCTGAGCAAGAACCTCTGAttcaagaagaagaggagaagatgcCGGAGGATGAGGGGTTGATAAAGACTGATCAGAGTGTGTCAGATTCATCAAATGGGGACTCCATTGCTGAAGCAGTAAACAATGATGTCGTAAAGATAGGCTCAGAGGCAGAAGAAGTTGCAAAAGATAACGGTGAGGATGCAAACAACGGATGTGGCCATGCTGAGTGTAAGGAGGCTGAGATTGATGATTGGTTGTTCGAATTTGCTCATCTGTTCAGGAATCAAGTTGGAATAGACCCTGATGCCCACTTAGACTTGCACGAACTGGGAATGGAGCTGTGCTCTGAGGCACTCGAGGAGACAATTACGGGAGAGGAAGCCCAAGGACTCTTTGACATGGCAGCTGCTAAGTTCCAGGAGGTGGCAGCACTGGCCTTCTTCAACTGGGGGAATGTGCACATGTGTGCTGCACGAAAACGCATCCCCCTGGATGAGGCTTCACCCAAAGAAGTTATGGCTGCTCAACTTCAAACAGCATATGATTGGGTGCGGGAGAGATATGCTCTTGCTGGGCAAAAGTATGAGGAGGCGCTTCAAATCAAGCCCGACTTTTATGAAGGGTTGCTTGCTTTGGGGCAGCAGCAGTTTGAAACTGCAAAGCTCCATTGGTCCTTTGTCTTGGCTAAGAATGTGGATCTGTCAACATGGGACTCTTCAGAAACAATCAGACTTTTTGATAGTGCAGAGGAGAAGATGAAGTCTGCTACTGAGATGTGGGAGAAAGTGGAGGAGCAAAGGATTAGTGAGCTTAAAGACCTTGGAAAAAGCAAGGAGGATGAGTTgttaaagaagaggaagaaacagAAAGCAATAGATGGTCAGGCTGAGTTGTCAGCCGATGAAGCAGCAGAGCAAGCTGCAGCAATGAGATCTCAGATACATCTGTTTTGGGGTAACATGCTCTTTGAGCGATCACAACTTGAGTTTAAGCTTGGATTTGGCAACTGGAAAAAGAATCTTGATGCTGCTGTTGAAAGATTTACGCTAGCTGGGGCTTCTGAAGGAGACATATCTACAGTTCTGAAGAAACATGCTTCCTGTGAAACTGAAGCCGAGTGTGATGAGAAGAAAGTGACAAGTTCGAGCACCACTGCTTCAGAG ATATCACCTGGGATGTATTGA
- the LOC135598616 gene encoding pentatricopeptide repeat-containing protein At1g74850, chloroplastic-like, with protein sequence MTLLSHPFPTPRTPTTPTSTFFSSQILRKPFLGAQRLAQPPPPRLNCAPIERLRPRAGITAAGRSKPKELVLGNPSVAVEKGKYSYDVETLINKLSSLPPRGSIARCLEAFRHRLSLADFALVFKEFARRGDWQRSLRLFKYMQRQSWCRPNEHIHAILIGVLGREALLDKCLDVFDDMPAHSVPRTALSYTALINAYGRNGDHETALALLARMKDDRVAPTSLTYNTVINACARGGLPWDSLLGLFAEMRHDGIRPDLVTYNTLLAAAGARGLADEAEMVLRTMLEAGVLPDNATHTYLVDTFAKLGQLDRVSELLLEMEASGHLPDAVAYNVLMEAYAKAGATKEAMGVLRQMQAAACTPTAATYSILLNLYGRSGQYEDVRDLFLEMKVGNTAPDASTYNILISVFGEGGYFKEVITLFHDMVEENVEPNMETYEGLMFACGKGGLHQEAKAVLSHMNQKGIVPSSKAYTGVVEAYGQAALYEEAFVAFNTMHEIGSIATVETYNSLLYTFARGGLFKEAQAILARMDGAGVQRVDDTFNALIDAYCQGGQFEDALKAYVEMQKSKCKPNEWTLEGILNVYCIAGLVDESKEQFQEIQSLGVMPSVVAYCMLLGIYAKNDRWDEAYQLLEEMKTNRVSNTHQVIASMIKGEYDDESNWQMVEYVFDKYNSEGCGYGLRLYNALLEALWWLGQKERGARVLNEATKRGLFPELYRQSNLVWSLDVHRMSFGGALTAVSVWLGDMHARFKRGDDLPNLATVVVVRGEMEKSSVTRGLPVPKAVYSFLRDNVSSSFHFPGWNKGRVVCQRSQLKKLQLSVSDSSTDASEATDLVPIMNAGFPQPGTRIHTAEFNSDSESGTDDESLSSEKEAELLPI encoded by the exons ATGACCCTCCTTTCTCACCCCTTCCCCACTCCCCGAACCCCCACCACTCCCACTTCCACATTCTTCTCTTCCCAGATCCTTCGCAAGCCCTTCCTGGGCGCACAGCGGCTGGCGCAGCCTCCGCCGCCGCGGCTTAATTGTGCCCCAATCGAGCGCCTACGTCCGAGGGCGGGCATAACCGCGGCCGGGCGGAGCAAGCCAAAGGAGCTGGTGCTCGGAAACCCGTCGGTGGCCGTGGAAAAGGGCAAGTACAGCTACGACGTGGAGACCCTCATCAACAAGCTCAGCAGCCTCCCGCCCCGCGGCAGCATTGCTCGCTGTCTCGAGGCCTTCCGCCACCGCCTCTCCCTCGCGGACTTCGCCCTCGTCTTCAAGGAGTTCGCTCGCCGCGGCGACTGGCAACGTTCCCTCCGCCTCTTCAAGTACATGCAGCGCCAGTCGTGGTGCCGCCCCAACGAGCACATCCACGCCATCCTCATCGGCGTGCTCGGCCGCGAGGCCCTCCTTGACAAGTGCCTCGACGTGTTCGACGACATGCCGGCTCATTCGGTCCCCCGCACCGCACTATCTTACACGGCGCTCATCAACGCCTACGGCCGCAACGGCGACCACGAGACCGCGCTGGCGCTCCTCGCCCGGATGAAGGACGACCGCGTGGCTCCGACGTCCCTCACCTACAACACAGTCATCAACGCGTGCGCTCGTGGCGGGCTCCCATGGGATTCTCTGCTCGGCCTGTTCGCGGAGATGCGCCACGACGGAATTCGTCCGGACCTCGTCACCTACAACACTCTCCTTGCCGCCGCGGGGGCGCGGGGGCTTGCCGATGAGGCGGAGATGGTGCTTCGGACCATGCTTGAGGCCGGCGTCTTACCCGACAACGCAACTCACACTTACCTCGTCGACACATTCGCCAAGCTTGGCCAACTCGATCGTGTTTCGGAGCTTCTGTTGGAAATGGAAGCGAGCGGCCACCTTCCCGACGCCGTTGCTTACAACGTGCTCATGGAGGCGTACGCGAAGGCAGGTGCAACGAAGGAGGCGATGGGGGTCCTCCGCCAGATGCAGGCGGCAGCGTGTACCCCCACCGCCGCGACCTACAGCATCCTTCTCAATCTCTACGGGAGGAGTGGGCAGTACGAGGACGTCCGCGACCTCTTCTTGGAGATGAAGGTCGGGAATACCGCACCGGATGCCTCCACATATAACATCCTCATTAGTGTGTTTGGGGAGGGGGGTTACTTCAAGGAGGTGATCACGCTGTTCCATGACATGGTGGAGGAGAACGTAGAGCCCAATATGGAAACCTATGAAGGACTCATGTTCGCCTGCGGAAAGGGGGGTCTTCATCAAGAAGCCAAGGCGGTGCTCTCCCACATGAACCAGAAGGGAATTGTCCCAAGCTCAAAGGCCTATACCGGAGTTGTAGAAGCATATGGACAGGCAGCTTTATATGAG GAAGCTTTTGTCGCATTTAACACTATGCATGAAATTGGGAGCATAGCGACAGTGGAGACTTATAATTCCCTGTTATATACTTTTGCTAGAGGGGGTCTCTTCAAGGAAGCACAGGCGATCTTGGCACGGATGGATGGAGCTGGGGTTCAGAGAGTTGATGATACTTTCAATGCCCTCATTGATGCATACTGTCAAGGAGGACAGTTTGAGGATGCTTTGAAGGCTTATGTGGAAATGCAGAAatcaaaatgcaaaccaaatgagTGGACCCTGGAGGGAATTCTGAACGTCTACTGCATCGCTGGGCTTGTTGATGAGAGCAAGGAGCAGTTCCAAGAAATTCAGTCGCTTGGGGTCATGCCTAGTGTCGTGGCCTACTGCATGTTGCTTGGCATATATGCTAAGAATGACAG GTGGGATGAGGCTTACCAGTTGCTGGAAGAAATGAAAACGAATAGGGTTTCTAATACTCATCAAGTAATTGCTTCAATGATCAAGGGGGAATATGATGATGAATCCAATTGGCAAATGGTGGAGTATGTCTTTGACAAATATAACTCTGAAGGTTGTGGTTACGGTTTGCGATTGTACAATGCACTCCTAGAAGCACTTTGGTGGCTGGGCCAAAAAGAAAGGGGTGCACGCGTACTCAACGAAGCAACCAAGCGTGGGCTCTTTCCTGAGCTGTACCGTCAAAGCAATCTAGTTTGGTCTCTTGATGTCCATAG GATGTCTTTTGGTGGTGCTCTTACTGCTGTATCAGTGTGGCTTGGCGACATGCATGCTAGATTCAAGCGAGGGGATGATCTTCCTAACTTGGCGACAGTTGTTGTAGT GCGTGGGGAGATGGAGAAAAGTTCAGTAACAAGGGGGTTACCTGTTCCGAAGGCAGTATACTCATTCCTAAGAGATAATGTATCTTCATCATTCCATTTTCCTGGATGGAACAAGGGCCGTGTTGTCTGCCAGAGATCTCAGCTGAAAAAGCTCCAATTAAGTGTCTCAGATTCATCTACAGATGCCTCTGAAGCTACGGATTTGGTTCCTATAATGAATGCAGGCTTCCCACAACCTGGTACCCGAATACACACTGCCGAGTTCAACAGTGACAGTGAAAGCGGTACTGATGATGAGTCATTAAGCAGTGAAAAGGAAGCAGAACTTCTACCGATATGA
- the LOC135598620 gene encoding plant UBX domain-containing protein 4-like, which translates to MEGRGRSLEDEEKRSLVETFLGITASTREEALFFLESHDWVLDSAILSFYDDNSDSHQHRQPQDHDDDPADQDEDYIPQEVAAPAAVPPPRVTRSTGAAAAPTARVTRSSASAAALSGSSTAMGSRGDKKPSKPSGSRPTIRTLADLNRSSDPGSDSDSDGPQEYYTGGEKSGMLVQDPSKGGNDVDAIFEQARQMGAMQGPFEPQQSSSSRSFTGTGRLLTGESVPPAPQQPENVVHNIYFWRNGFTVNDGPLRRFDDPENASFLESIRKSECPKELEPADRRSMVNVNLIRREENCPEPARRLTPFQGVGRTLAGGSSDSSVTEPTVDNAASSAVPSSFGLSVDESMPSTSIQLRLADGTRMVARFNTHHTIGDIRAFIDASRPGSARTYQLQTVGFPPKQLNDVGKTIEEAGLANSVIIQKG; encoded by the exons ATGGAGGGGCGTGGCAGGAGCTTGGAGGATGAAGAGAAGAGAAGCCTGGTAGAGACGTTCCTGGGTATCACCGCCTCTACCCGAGAGGAAGCTCTTTTCTTCCTCGAGAGCCACGATTGGGTCCTCGATTCTGCCATCCTCTCCTTTTACGACGACAACTCCGATTCCCACCAGCACCGCCAACCCCAAGACCACGACGACGACCCCGCCGACCAGGACGAGGACTACATACCTCAGGAAGTCGCCGCTCCCGCAGCCGTACCGCCCCCGCGTGTGACTCGTTCCACCGGCGCCGCCGCTGCACCGACCGCGCGGGTGACTCGTTCTTCTGCCTCTGCCGCTGCTCTTAGTGGATCCTCGACCGCGATGGGTTCCAGAGGGGATAAGAAGCCTTCCAAACCGTCCGGCAGCCGGCCGACCATCCGAACCCTAGCCGATCTGAACCGGAGTTCTGATCCGGGCTCCGATAGCGACTCCGATGGACCACAAGAGTACTACACTGGCGGCGAGAAGAG TGGTATGCTTGTTCAAGATCCTTCAAAAGGTGGCAATGATGTTGATGCAATATTTGAGCAAGCTAGGCAGATGGGAGCCATGCAGGGACCTTTTGAGCCTCAGCAATCCTCTAGTTCTAGAAGTTTTACTGGAACTGGTAGGTTATTGACAGGTGAATCAGTACCACCTGCTCCCCAACAGCCTGAAAATGTTGTGCACAATATCTATTTCTGGAGGAATGGATTTACTGTGAATGATGGTCCATTAAGGAGGTTTGATGATCCTGAGAATGCGTCCTTCTTAGAG AGCATTAGAAAGTCTGAATGCCCTAAAGAACTTGAACCAGCAGATCGGAGGTCTATGGTTAATGTCAATCTCATTCGGAGGGAAGAAAATTGCCCA GAACCTGCAAGACGCCTCACTCCATTCCAAGGTGTAGGAAGGACACTTGCTGGTGGATCTTCTGACAGTTCTGTGACTGAACCTACTGTGGATAATGCTGCGTCCAGTGCAGTGCCTTCGTCTTTCGGCCTTTCAGTTGATGAATCTATGCCGTCCACTTCAATTCAGCTAAGGTTAGCGGATGGCACTCGCATGGTTGCACGCTTTAATACTCATCATACAATAGGTGACATTCGGGCATTCATCGATGCATCAAGGCCTGGTTCAGCGAGAACTTACCAGCTACAAACTGTTGGTTTTCCACCCAAGCAGCTGAATGATGTCGGTAAGACAATCGAGGAAGCAGGACTTGCCAACTCGGTTATTATTCAAAAAGGTTGA